A region from the Musa acuminata AAA Group cultivar baxijiao chromosome BXJ1-10, Cavendish_Baxijiao_AAA, whole genome shotgun sequence genome encodes:
- the LOC103968577 gene encoding protein MEI2-like 4 isoform X1, with translation MSGVKSVSSSPFDELHKTGANSTRWLGLPQPCILKDQKTESSLEHCLVGPQRMINISTMARVADHVSRSQSDRLVVPPLFSKGNLMDRSEPHHENGLFSSSLSHIFDRKLRLSSSIVPLDQSINSVNSNSGEDEPFESMEEIEAQTIGNLLPDDDDDLVSGVIDNIGYIGRPSNGNDIDDDIFYSGGGMELESDDNINGNRTSESVWGGTSNGQQEEPNGPFAGEHPYGEHPSRTLFVRNINSNVEDGELRALFEQYGDIRMLYTTCKHRGFVMISYYDIRAARNAMRALQNKPLRRRKLDIHFSIPKDNPSDKDMNQGTLVVFNLDSSVTRDDLRQIFGIYGEIKEIRETPHKHHHKFIEFYDVRAAEAALRALNRSDIAGKKIKLEPSRAGGARRCSLMQQLSPELVQEELTGCWQGSPKNSLPGCFGLSSLGTIIPNSLENGAIQGLNSAVRAPFTPLMGATFHGISSSVPQNLSPPVKITSISDHTNQATHADVNHSMGQMNFGFQGIAGFHPHSVSEYHNGVTNFFPYNSNTMSPVGIGVISRPSEGIDKRQLHKLGSGSFERHSFDPNEAFGVSSNGSCPLHGHQHVWNDTNAYHQKTPSTMLWSNSPFISNIPAHHPSQIHGIPRAHSHTLNTVLPLHHHVGSAPSVDPSLWNRRPAYSGDSIKPPAFHPASLGSMGLSTISQLKSLELASCNIFSHSGGNCLDPCISPAHVGIASPQQRGQMFHGRHPVVHMPASFDGPDRIKNRRNDTNTNQCDNKKQYELDIESIICGEDSRTTLMIKNIPNKYTSKMLLAAIDENHRGTYDFIYLPIDFKNKCNVGYAFINMINPQHIIRFYQSFNGKKWEKFNSEKVASLAYARIQGKMALIAHFQNSSLMNEDKRCRPILFHTDGPNAGDQEPFPVGTSIRSRSGSSRTVSGGEENHQGCLSTSTNGEASCVVSAAPGSTKDSE, from the exons ATGTCTGGGGTTAAGTCTGTTTCTTCTTCTCCATTTGATGAGCTTCATAAGACTGGAGCAAACTCCACACGGTGGTTAGGACTTCCGCAGCCTTGCATTCTCAAGGACCAGAAGACTGAATCTAGTCTTGAGCATTGTCTGGTCGGGCCACAAAGGATGATCAACATATCTACCATGGCCAGAGTTGCTGACCATGTTTCTAGATCCCAATCTGATCGGTTGGTTGTACCTCCTTTGTTTAGCAAGGGAAACTTAATGGATCGTAGTGAACCACACCATGAAAATGGACTTTTCTCAAGCTCTTTGTCACATATATTCGACAGAAAAT TGAGATTGTCTTCAAGCATTGTTCCCTTGGATCAGTCTATTAATTCAGTTAACTCGAACTCTGGTGAAGATGAGCCTTTTGAATCCATGGAGGAAATTGAAGCTCAAACTATTGGGAATCTCCttcctgatgatgatgatgacttggtgtCTGGTGTGATTGACAATATTGGATATATTGGTCGACCCAGCAATGGGAATGATATTGATGATGACATATTTTACAGTGGTGGTGGTATGGAACTGGAATCTGATGATAATATCAATGGCAACAGAACATCTGAATCTGTTTGGGGAGGGACATCTAATGGTCAACAAGAAGAACCAAATGGCCCATTTGCTGGTGAACACCCATACGGTGAACATCCTTCTAGAACACTTTTTGTTAGAAATATCAACAGCAATGTTGAGGATGGAGAACTGCGGGCTTTGTTTGAG CAATATGGGGACATACGCATGCTCTACACCACTTGTAAACATCGTGGTTTTGTTATGATATCTTACTATGACATAAGGGCAGCACGAAATGCAATGCGAGCACTTCAAAACAAGCCATTGAGGCGTCGGAAACTGGATATTCACTTCTCTATTCCAAAG GACAATCCTTCGGATAAGGATATGAATCAGGGTACTCTTGTGGTATTCAACCTTGATTCCTCTGTTACAAGAGATGATCTCCGTCAGATATTTGGTATCTATGGTGAGATCAAGGAG ATACGTGAAACTCCACACAAACATCATCACAAATTCATCGAATTTTATGATGTTAGAGCCGCTGAAGCTGCTCTTCGTGCCCTAAATAGGAGTGATATTGCTGGCAAGAAAATTAAGCTTGAGCCTAGCCGTGCTGGAGGTGCAAGACGGTG CAGCTTGATGCAACAGTTATCTCCGGAATTGGTGCAGGAAGAATTAACTGGATGCTGGCAGGGAAGCCCTAAGAACTCTCTCCCTGGGTGCTTTG GTTTATCCTCTCTGGGAACAATAATACCCAACAGTCTTGAAAATGGAGCTATCCAGGGTTTAAACTCGGCGGTTCGGGCACCATTTACCCCACTTATGGGGGCCACATTCCATGGAATCTCATCTAGTGTGCCACAGAATTTATCTCCCCCTGTAAAGATTACATCTATCAGTGATCATACCAATCAAGCCACTCATGCTGATGTCAACCATTCAATGGGCCAGATGAATTTTGGATTTCAAGGCATTGCTGGTTTCCATCCTCACTCCGTTTCAGAATATCACAATGGAGTAACTAATTTTTTTCCTTACAACTCAAATACTATGTCACCCGTGGGTATTGGTGTCATCTCTAGACCGTCTGAAGGAATTGATAAAAGGCAACTACACAAATTAGGCTCCGGTAGCTTTGAGAGGCATTCTTTTGATCCTAATGAAG CTTTTGGTGTCTCCTCAAATGGAAGCTGTCCTCTTCACGGGCATCAGCATGTTTGGAATGATACAAATGCATACCACCAAAAAACCCCTAGCACAATGTTATGGTCAAATTCTCCATTTATAAGCAATATTCCAGCTCACCACCCATCTCAGATTCATGGAATTCCTAGAGCACATTCTCATACGCTAAACACAGTTCTTCCATTACACCATCATGTTGGTTCAGCACCTTCAGTCGATCCATCACTTTGGAATAGGAGGCCTGCCTATTCTGGGGATTCCATTAAACCTCCTGCTTTTCATCCTGCATCTCTTGGAAGTATGGGGCTTTCTACAATTTCTCAGTTGAAATCACTAGAACTTGCTTCTTGTAACATCTTTTCTCACTCTGGTGGTAACTGTCTGGACCCTTGTATTTCTCCCGCACATGTTGGAATTGCCTCACCGCAGCAAAGGGGTCAGATGTTCCATGGAAGGCATCCAGTTGTCCACATGCCTGCTTCATTTGATGGTCCTGACCGGATCAAGAACCGACGAAATGACACAAATACTAATCAGTGTGATAATAAAAAGCAGTATGAACTTGACATTGAAAGCATTATATGCGGTGAAGACTCTCGAACAACACTAATGATAAAAAACATCCCCAACAA GTATACATCTAAGATGCTGTTGGCTGCTATTGATGAAAACCATCGAGGAACTTACGACTTTAtttatttaccaattgatttcaag AACAAATGCAATGTTGGTTATGCGTTTATAAACATGATCAATCCTCAGCATATTATTCGGTTCTATCAG TCATTTAATGGTAAGAAGTGGGAGAAGTTTAACAGCGAAAAGGTGGCATCACTTGCATATGCCAGAATACAAGGGAAAATGGCTCTTATTGCTCATTTCCAGAACTCAAGTCTGATGAATGAAGATAAGCGTTGTCGTCCTATCCTCTTCCATACAGATGGTCCTAATGCTGGGGATCAG
- the LOC103968577 gene encoding protein MEI2-like 4 isoform X6, translated as MEEIEAQTIGNLLPDDDDDLVSGVIDNIGYIGRPSNGNDIDDDIFYSGGGMELESDDNINGNRTSESVWGGTSNGQQEEPNGPFAGEHPYGEHPSRTLFVRNINSNVEDGELRALFEQYGDIRMLYTTCKHRGFVMISYYDIRAARNAMRALQNKPLRRRKLDIHFSIPKDNPSDKDMNQGTLVVFNLDSSVTRDDLRQIFGIYGEIKEIRETPHKHHHKFIEFYDVRAAEAALRALNRSDIAGKKIKLEPSRAGGARRCSLMQQLSPELVQEELTGCWQGSPKNSLPGCFGLSSLGTIIPNSLENGAIQGLNSAVRAPFTPLMGATFHGISSSVPQNLSPPVKITSISDHTNQATHADVNHSMGQMNFGFQGIAGFHPHSVSEYHNGVTNFFPYNSNTMSPVGIGVISRPSEGIDKRQLHKLGSGSFERHSFDPNEAFGVSSNGSCPLHGHQHVWNDTNAYHQKTPSTMLWSNSPFISNIPAHHPSQIHGIPRAHSHTLNTVLPLHHHVGSAPSVDPSLWNRRPAYSGDSIKPPAFHPASLGSMGLSTISQLKSLELASCNIFSHSGGNCLDPCISPAHVGIASPQQRGQMFHGRHPVVHMPASFDGPDRIKNRRNDTNTNQCDNKKQYELDIESIICGEDSRTTLMIKNIPNKYTSKMLLAAIDENHRGTYDFIYLPIDFKNKCNVGYAFINMINPQHIIRFYQSFNGKKWEKFNSEKVASLAYARIQGKMALIAHFQNSSLMNEDKRCRPILFHTDGPNAGDQEPFPVGTSIRSRSGSSRTVSGGEENHQGCLSTSTNGEASCVVSAAPGSTKDSE; from the exons ATGGAGGAAATTGAAGCTCAAACTATTGGGAATCTCCttcctgatgatgatgatgacttggtgtCTGGTGTGATTGACAATATTGGATATATTGGTCGACCCAGCAATGGGAATGATATTGATGATGACATATTTTACAGTGGTGGTGGTATGGAACTGGAATCTGATGATAATATCAATGGCAACAGAACATCTGAATCTGTTTGGGGAGGGACATCTAATGGTCAACAAGAAGAACCAAATGGCCCATTTGCTGGTGAACACCCATACGGTGAACATCCTTCTAGAACACTTTTTGTTAGAAATATCAACAGCAATGTTGAGGATGGAGAACTGCGGGCTTTGTTTGAG CAATATGGGGACATACGCATGCTCTACACCACTTGTAAACATCGTGGTTTTGTTATGATATCTTACTATGACATAAGGGCAGCACGAAATGCAATGCGAGCACTTCAAAACAAGCCATTGAGGCGTCGGAAACTGGATATTCACTTCTCTATTCCAAAG GACAATCCTTCGGATAAGGATATGAATCAGGGTACTCTTGTGGTATTCAACCTTGATTCCTCTGTTACAAGAGATGATCTCCGTCAGATATTTGGTATCTATGGTGAGATCAAGGAG ATACGTGAAACTCCACACAAACATCATCACAAATTCATCGAATTTTATGATGTTAGAGCCGCTGAAGCTGCTCTTCGTGCCCTAAATAGGAGTGATATTGCTGGCAAGAAAATTAAGCTTGAGCCTAGCCGTGCTGGAGGTGCAAGACGGTG CAGCTTGATGCAACAGTTATCTCCGGAATTGGTGCAGGAAGAATTAACTGGATGCTGGCAGGGAAGCCCTAAGAACTCTCTCCCTGGGTGCTTTG GTTTATCCTCTCTGGGAACAATAATACCCAACAGTCTTGAAAATGGAGCTATCCAGGGTTTAAACTCGGCGGTTCGGGCACCATTTACCCCACTTATGGGGGCCACATTCCATGGAATCTCATCTAGTGTGCCACAGAATTTATCTCCCCCTGTAAAGATTACATCTATCAGTGATCATACCAATCAAGCCACTCATGCTGATGTCAACCATTCAATGGGCCAGATGAATTTTGGATTTCAAGGCATTGCTGGTTTCCATCCTCACTCCGTTTCAGAATATCACAATGGAGTAACTAATTTTTTTCCTTACAACTCAAATACTATGTCACCCGTGGGTATTGGTGTCATCTCTAGACCGTCTGAAGGAATTGATAAAAGGCAACTACACAAATTAGGCTCCGGTAGCTTTGAGAGGCATTCTTTTGATCCTAATGAAG CTTTTGGTGTCTCCTCAAATGGAAGCTGTCCTCTTCACGGGCATCAGCATGTTTGGAATGATACAAATGCATACCACCAAAAAACCCCTAGCACAATGTTATGGTCAAATTCTCCATTTATAAGCAATATTCCAGCTCACCACCCATCTCAGATTCATGGAATTCCTAGAGCACATTCTCATACGCTAAACACAGTTCTTCCATTACACCATCATGTTGGTTCAGCACCTTCAGTCGATCCATCACTTTGGAATAGGAGGCCTGCCTATTCTGGGGATTCCATTAAACCTCCTGCTTTTCATCCTGCATCTCTTGGAAGTATGGGGCTTTCTACAATTTCTCAGTTGAAATCACTAGAACTTGCTTCTTGTAACATCTTTTCTCACTCTGGTGGTAACTGTCTGGACCCTTGTATTTCTCCCGCACATGTTGGAATTGCCTCACCGCAGCAAAGGGGTCAGATGTTCCATGGAAGGCATCCAGTTGTCCACATGCCTGCTTCATTTGATGGTCCTGACCGGATCAAGAACCGACGAAATGACACAAATACTAATCAGTGTGATAATAAAAAGCAGTATGAACTTGACATTGAAAGCATTATATGCGGTGAAGACTCTCGAACAACACTAATGATAAAAAACATCCCCAACAA GTATACATCTAAGATGCTGTTGGCTGCTATTGATGAAAACCATCGAGGAACTTACGACTTTAtttatttaccaattgatttcaag AACAAATGCAATGTTGGTTATGCGTTTATAAACATGATCAATCCTCAGCATATTATTCGGTTCTATCAG TCATTTAATGGTAAGAAGTGGGAGAAGTTTAACAGCGAAAAGGTGGCATCACTTGCATATGCCAGAATACAAGGGAAAATGGCTCTTATTGCTCATTTCCAGAACTCAAGTCTGATGAATGAAGATAAGCGTTGTCGTCCTATCCTCTTCCATACAGATGGTCCTAATGCTGGGGATCAG
- the LOC103968577 gene encoding protein MEI2-like 4 isoform X4: protein MSGVKSVSSSPFDELHKTGANSTRWLGLPQPCILKDQKTESSLEHCLVGPQRMINISTMARVADHVSRSQSDRLVVPPLFSKGNLMDRSEPHHENGLFSSSLSHIFDRKLRLSSSIVPLDQSINSVNSNSGEDEPFESMEEIEAQTIGNLLPDDDDDLVSGVIDNIGYIGRPSNGNDIDDDIFYSGGGMELESDDNINGNRTSESVWGGTSNGQQEEPNGPFAGEHPYGEHPSRTLFVRNINSNVEDGELRALFEQYGDIRMLYTTCKHRGFVMISYYDIRAARNAMRALQNKPLRRRKLDIHFSIPKDNPSDKDMNQGTLVVFNLDSSVTRDDLRQIFGIYGEIKEIRETPHKHHHKFIEFYDVRAAEAALRALNRSDIAGKKIKLEPSRAGGARRLMQQLSPELVQEELTGCWQGSPKNSLPGCFGLSSLGTIIPNSLENGAIQGLNSAVRAPFTPLMGATFHGISSSVPQNLSPPVKITSISDHTNQATHADVNHSMGQMNFGFQGIAGFHPHSVSEYHNGVTNFFPYNSNTMSPVGIGVISRPSEGIDKRQLHKLGSGSFERHSFDPNEAFGVSSNGSCPLHGHQHVWNDTNAYHQKTPSTMLWSNSPFISNIPAHHPSQIHGIPRAHSHTLNTVLPLHHHVGSAPSVDPSLWNRRPAYSGDSIKPPAFHPASLGSMGLSTISQLKSLELASCNIFSHSGGNCLDPCISPAHVGIASPQQRGQMFHGRHPVVHMPASFDGPDRIKNRRNDTNTNQCDNKKQYELDIESIICGEDSRTTLMIKNIPNKYTSKMLLAAIDENHRGTYDFIYLPIDFKNKCNVGYAFINMINPQHIIRFYQSFNGKKWEKFNSEKVASLAYARIQGKMALIAHFQNSSLMNEDKRCRPILFHTDGPNAGDQEPFPVGTSIRSRSGSSRTVSGGEENHQGCLSTSTNGEASCVVSAAPGSTKDSE from the exons ATGTCTGGGGTTAAGTCTGTTTCTTCTTCTCCATTTGATGAGCTTCATAAGACTGGAGCAAACTCCACACGGTGGTTAGGACTTCCGCAGCCTTGCATTCTCAAGGACCAGAAGACTGAATCTAGTCTTGAGCATTGTCTGGTCGGGCCACAAAGGATGATCAACATATCTACCATGGCCAGAGTTGCTGACCATGTTTCTAGATCCCAATCTGATCGGTTGGTTGTACCTCCTTTGTTTAGCAAGGGAAACTTAATGGATCGTAGTGAACCACACCATGAAAATGGACTTTTCTCAAGCTCTTTGTCACATATATTCGACAGAAAAT TGAGATTGTCTTCAAGCATTGTTCCCTTGGATCAGTCTATTAATTCAGTTAACTCGAACTCTGGTGAAGATGAGCCTTTTGAATCCATGGAGGAAATTGAAGCTCAAACTATTGGGAATCTCCttcctgatgatgatgatgacttggtgtCTGGTGTGATTGACAATATTGGATATATTGGTCGACCCAGCAATGGGAATGATATTGATGATGACATATTTTACAGTGGTGGTGGTATGGAACTGGAATCTGATGATAATATCAATGGCAACAGAACATCTGAATCTGTTTGGGGAGGGACATCTAATGGTCAACAAGAAGAACCAAATGGCCCATTTGCTGGTGAACACCCATACGGTGAACATCCTTCTAGAACACTTTTTGTTAGAAATATCAACAGCAATGTTGAGGATGGAGAACTGCGGGCTTTGTTTGAG CAATATGGGGACATACGCATGCTCTACACCACTTGTAAACATCGTGGTTTTGTTATGATATCTTACTATGACATAAGGGCAGCACGAAATGCAATGCGAGCACTTCAAAACAAGCCATTGAGGCGTCGGAAACTGGATATTCACTTCTCTATTCCAAAG GACAATCCTTCGGATAAGGATATGAATCAGGGTACTCTTGTGGTATTCAACCTTGATTCCTCTGTTACAAGAGATGATCTCCGTCAGATATTTGGTATCTATGGTGAGATCAAGGAG ATACGTGAAACTCCACACAAACATCATCACAAATTCATCGAATTTTATGATGTTAGAGCCGCTGAAGCTGCTCTTCGTGCCCTAAATAGGAGTGATATTGCTGGCAAGAAAATTAAGCTTGAGCCTAGCCGTGCTGGAGGTGCAAGACG CTTGATGCAACAGTTATCTCCGGAATTGGTGCAGGAAGAATTAACTGGATGCTGGCAGGGAAGCCCTAAGAACTCTCTCCCTGGGTGCTTTG GTTTATCCTCTCTGGGAACAATAATACCCAACAGTCTTGAAAATGGAGCTATCCAGGGTTTAAACTCGGCGGTTCGGGCACCATTTACCCCACTTATGGGGGCCACATTCCATGGAATCTCATCTAGTGTGCCACAGAATTTATCTCCCCCTGTAAAGATTACATCTATCAGTGATCATACCAATCAAGCCACTCATGCTGATGTCAACCATTCAATGGGCCAGATGAATTTTGGATTTCAAGGCATTGCTGGTTTCCATCCTCACTCCGTTTCAGAATATCACAATGGAGTAACTAATTTTTTTCCTTACAACTCAAATACTATGTCACCCGTGGGTATTGGTGTCATCTCTAGACCGTCTGAAGGAATTGATAAAAGGCAACTACACAAATTAGGCTCCGGTAGCTTTGAGAGGCATTCTTTTGATCCTAATGAAG CTTTTGGTGTCTCCTCAAATGGAAGCTGTCCTCTTCACGGGCATCAGCATGTTTGGAATGATACAAATGCATACCACCAAAAAACCCCTAGCACAATGTTATGGTCAAATTCTCCATTTATAAGCAATATTCCAGCTCACCACCCATCTCAGATTCATGGAATTCCTAGAGCACATTCTCATACGCTAAACACAGTTCTTCCATTACACCATCATGTTGGTTCAGCACCTTCAGTCGATCCATCACTTTGGAATAGGAGGCCTGCCTATTCTGGGGATTCCATTAAACCTCCTGCTTTTCATCCTGCATCTCTTGGAAGTATGGGGCTTTCTACAATTTCTCAGTTGAAATCACTAGAACTTGCTTCTTGTAACATCTTTTCTCACTCTGGTGGTAACTGTCTGGACCCTTGTATTTCTCCCGCACATGTTGGAATTGCCTCACCGCAGCAAAGGGGTCAGATGTTCCATGGAAGGCATCCAGTTGTCCACATGCCTGCTTCATTTGATGGTCCTGACCGGATCAAGAACCGACGAAATGACACAAATACTAATCAGTGTGATAATAAAAAGCAGTATGAACTTGACATTGAAAGCATTATATGCGGTGAAGACTCTCGAACAACACTAATGATAAAAAACATCCCCAACAA GTATACATCTAAGATGCTGTTGGCTGCTATTGATGAAAACCATCGAGGAACTTACGACTTTAtttatttaccaattgatttcaag AACAAATGCAATGTTGGTTATGCGTTTATAAACATGATCAATCCTCAGCATATTATTCGGTTCTATCAG TCATTTAATGGTAAGAAGTGGGAGAAGTTTAACAGCGAAAAGGTGGCATCACTTGCATATGCCAGAATACAAGGGAAAATGGCTCTTATTGCTCATTTCCAGAACTCAAGTCTGATGAATGAAGATAAGCGTTGTCGTCCTATCCTCTTCCATACAGATGGTCCTAATGCTGGGGATCAG
- the LOC103968577 gene encoding protein MEI2-like 4 isoform X3, which translates to MSGVKSVSSSPFDELHKTGANSTRWLGLPQPCILKDQKTESSLEHCLVGPQRMINISTMARVADHVSRSQSDRLVVPPLFSKGNLMDRSEPHHENGLFSSSLSHIFDRKLRLSSSIVPLDQSINSVNSNSGEDEPFESMEEIEAQTIGNLLPDDDDDLVSGVIDNIGYIGRPSNGNDIDDDIFYSGGGMELESDDNINGNRTSESVWGGTSNGQQEEPNGPFAGEHPYGEHPSRTLFVRNINSNVEDGELRALFEQYGDIRMLYTTCKHRGFVMISYYDIRAARNAMRALQNKPLRRRKLDIHFSIPKDNPSDKDMNQGTLVVFNLDSSVTRDDLRQIFGIYGEIKEIRETPHKHHHKFIEFYDVRAAEAALRALNRSDIAGKKIKLEPSRAGGARRSLMQQLSPELVQEELTGCWQGSPKNSLPGCFGLSSLGTIIPNSLENGAIQGLNSAVRAPFTPLMGATFHGISSSVPQNLSPPVKITSISDHTNQATHADVNHSMGQMNFGFQGIAGFHPHSVSEYHNGVTNFFPYNSNTMSPVGIGVISRPSEGIDKRQLHKLGSGSFERHSFDPNEAFGVSSNGSCPLHGHQHVWNDTNAYHQKTPSTMLWSNSPFISNIPAHHPSQIHGIPRAHSHTLNTVLPLHHHVGSAPSVDPSLWNRRPAYSGDSIKPPAFHPASLGSMGLSTISQLKSLELASCNIFSHSGGNCLDPCISPAHVGIASPQQRGQMFHGRHPVVHMPASFDGPDRIKNRRNDTNTNQCDNKKQYELDIESIICGEDSRTTLMIKNIPNKYTSKMLLAAIDENHRGTYDFIYLPIDFKNKCNVGYAFINMINPQHIIRFYQSFNGKKWEKFNSEKVASLAYARIQGKMALIAHFQNSSLMNEDKRCRPILFHTDGPNAGDQEPFPVGTSIRSRSGSSRTVSGGEENHQGCLSTSTNGEASCVVSAAPGSTKDSE; encoded by the exons ATGTCTGGGGTTAAGTCTGTTTCTTCTTCTCCATTTGATGAGCTTCATAAGACTGGAGCAAACTCCACACGGTGGTTAGGACTTCCGCAGCCTTGCATTCTCAAGGACCAGAAGACTGAATCTAGTCTTGAGCATTGTCTGGTCGGGCCACAAAGGATGATCAACATATCTACCATGGCCAGAGTTGCTGACCATGTTTCTAGATCCCAATCTGATCGGTTGGTTGTACCTCCTTTGTTTAGCAAGGGAAACTTAATGGATCGTAGTGAACCACACCATGAAAATGGACTTTTCTCAAGCTCTTTGTCACATATATTCGACAGAAAAT TGAGATTGTCTTCAAGCATTGTTCCCTTGGATCAGTCTATTAATTCAGTTAACTCGAACTCTGGTGAAGATGAGCCTTTTGAATCCATGGAGGAAATTGAAGCTCAAACTATTGGGAATCTCCttcctgatgatgatgatgacttggtgtCTGGTGTGATTGACAATATTGGATATATTGGTCGACCCAGCAATGGGAATGATATTGATGATGACATATTTTACAGTGGTGGTGGTATGGAACTGGAATCTGATGATAATATCAATGGCAACAGAACATCTGAATCTGTTTGGGGAGGGACATCTAATGGTCAACAAGAAGAACCAAATGGCCCATTTGCTGGTGAACACCCATACGGTGAACATCCTTCTAGAACACTTTTTGTTAGAAATATCAACAGCAATGTTGAGGATGGAGAACTGCGGGCTTTGTTTGAG CAATATGGGGACATACGCATGCTCTACACCACTTGTAAACATCGTGGTTTTGTTATGATATCTTACTATGACATAAGGGCAGCACGAAATGCAATGCGAGCACTTCAAAACAAGCCATTGAGGCGTCGGAAACTGGATATTCACTTCTCTATTCCAAAG GACAATCCTTCGGATAAGGATATGAATCAGGGTACTCTTGTGGTATTCAACCTTGATTCCTCTGTTACAAGAGATGATCTCCGTCAGATATTTGGTATCTATGGTGAGATCAAGGAG ATACGTGAAACTCCACACAAACATCATCACAAATTCATCGAATTTTATGATGTTAGAGCCGCTGAAGCTGCTCTTCGTGCCCTAAATAGGAGTGATATTGCTGGCAAGAAAATTAAGCTTGAGCCTAGCCGTGCTGGAGGTGCAAGACG CAGCTTGATGCAACAGTTATCTCCGGAATTGGTGCAGGAAGAATTAACTGGATGCTGGCAGGGAAGCCCTAAGAACTCTCTCCCTGGGTGCTTTG GTTTATCCTCTCTGGGAACAATAATACCCAACAGTCTTGAAAATGGAGCTATCCAGGGTTTAAACTCGGCGGTTCGGGCACCATTTACCCCACTTATGGGGGCCACATTCCATGGAATCTCATCTAGTGTGCCACAGAATTTATCTCCCCCTGTAAAGATTACATCTATCAGTGATCATACCAATCAAGCCACTCATGCTGATGTCAACCATTCAATGGGCCAGATGAATTTTGGATTTCAAGGCATTGCTGGTTTCCATCCTCACTCCGTTTCAGAATATCACAATGGAGTAACTAATTTTTTTCCTTACAACTCAAATACTATGTCACCCGTGGGTATTGGTGTCATCTCTAGACCGTCTGAAGGAATTGATAAAAGGCAACTACACAAATTAGGCTCCGGTAGCTTTGAGAGGCATTCTTTTGATCCTAATGAAG CTTTTGGTGTCTCCTCAAATGGAAGCTGTCCTCTTCACGGGCATCAGCATGTTTGGAATGATACAAATGCATACCACCAAAAAACCCCTAGCACAATGTTATGGTCAAATTCTCCATTTATAAGCAATATTCCAGCTCACCACCCATCTCAGATTCATGGAATTCCTAGAGCACATTCTCATACGCTAAACACAGTTCTTCCATTACACCATCATGTTGGTTCAGCACCTTCAGTCGATCCATCACTTTGGAATAGGAGGCCTGCCTATTCTGGGGATTCCATTAAACCTCCTGCTTTTCATCCTGCATCTCTTGGAAGTATGGGGCTTTCTACAATTTCTCAGTTGAAATCACTAGAACTTGCTTCTTGTAACATCTTTTCTCACTCTGGTGGTAACTGTCTGGACCCTTGTATTTCTCCCGCACATGTTGGAATTGCCTCACCGCAGCAAAGGGGTCAGATGTTCCATGGAAGGCATCCAGTTGTCCACATGCCTGCTTCATTTGATGGTCCTGACCGGATCAAGAACCGACGAAATGACACAAATACTAATCAGTGTGATAATAAAAAGCAGTATGAACTTGACATTGAAAGCATTATATGCGGTGAAGACTCTCGAACAACACTAATGATAAAAAACATCCCCAACAA GTATACATCTAAGATGCTGTTGGCTGCTATTGATGAAAACCATCGAGGAACTTACGACTTTAtttatttaccaattgatttcaag AACAAATGCAATGTTGGTTATGCGTTTATAAACATGATCAATCCTCAGCATATTATTCGGTTCTATCAG TCATTTAATGGTAAGAAGTGGGAGAAGTTTAACAGCGAAAAGGTGGCATCACTTGCATATGCCAGAATACAAGGGAAAATGGCTCTTATTGCTCATTTCCAGAACTCAAGTCTGATGAATGAAGATAAGCGTTGTCGTCCTATCCTCTTCCATACAGATGGTCCTAATGCTGGGGATCAG